A region from the Zonotrichia leucophrys gambelii isolate GWCS_2022_RI chromosome Z, RI_Zleu_2.0, whole genome shotgun sequence genome encodes:
- the LHFPL2 gene encoding LHFPL tetraspan subfamily member 2 protein, whose protein sequence is MCHVIVTCRSMLWTLLSIVVAFAELIAFMSADWLIGKAKPSSSEEVDNRVGGQQEPYRPTLGIYGRCTRISHMQFSRRDTLCGPYAENFSEIASGFWQATAIFLAMGIMILCTVAFVSVFTMCVQSIMKKSIFNVCGLLQGIAGLFLILGLILYPAGWGCQKAISYCGPYASAYKLGDCSLGWAFYTAIGGTVLTFICAVFSAQAEIATSSDKVQEEIEEGKNLICLL, encoded by the exons ATGTGTCATGTCATTGTAACGTGTCGGTCGATGCTATGGACACTCCTGAGCATCGTGGTGGCTTTTGCAGAGCTCATTGCCTTCATGAGTGCAGACTGGCTGATTGGCAAAGCAAAGCCTTCCAGCTCCGAGGAGGTGGACAACAGAGtggggggacagcaggagcccTACCGTCCAACGCTGGGCATCTACGGGCGCTGCACCAGGATCTCCCACATGCAGTTCTCCAGACGAGACACGCTTTGTGGTCCTTACGCCGAAAACTTCAGTGAGATTGCCAGTGGGTTCTGGCAGGCAACCGCTATTTTCCTAGCCATGGGAATTATGATTCTCTGCACCGTGGCATTTGTGTCTGTCTTTACTATGTGCGTGCAGAGTATtatgaagaaaagcatttttaatgtcTGTGGGCTGCTACAAGGGATTGCAG gGCTCTTCCTTATCTTAGGCTTGATACTTTACCCTGCAGGTTGGGGATGCCAGAAGGCGATAAGCTATTGTGGACCTTATGCTTCTGCTTACAAACTGGGAGACTGCTCCTTGGGCTGGGCTTTCTACACAGCCATCGGCGGCACCGTTCTGACCTTCATCTGCGCGGTCTTCTCGGCGCAAGCTGAAATAGCCACATCCAGTGACAAAGTGCaagaagaaatagaagaaggaaaaaaccttaTCTGCCTCCTTTAA